The following are from one region of the Capsicum annuum cultivar UCD-10X-F1 chromosome 1, UCD10Xv1.1, whole genome shotgun sequence genome:
- the LOC107841855 gene encoding membrane protein PM19L, which yields MASGAGKSAAFMLLVLNVFLYFIVIVISGWAVNHAIVRSPETASSLSIPAKIFPIFFPFGNMATGFLIIFSLIAGVVGFSTSLTGIHNVIQWNAPNLHAAAFSSLTTWLLTLLAMGLACKEIDMGWTDSNLRTLETILIILGGTQMFCTVAIHAGIEDVATRDI from the exons ATGGCTTCAGGGGCAGGCAAATCAGCAGCCTTTATGCTTTTGGTCCTTAATGTTTTCctttacttcattgttattgtaATTTCTGGCTGGGCTGTCAATCATGCCATAGTGAGATCTCCAGAAACAG CATCAAGTTTGTCAATCCCAGCTAAGATTTTTCCTATATTCTTTCCTTTTGGGAACATGGCAACTGGTTTTCTCATCATATTCTCACTTATTGCTGGAGTCGTGGGCTTCAGTACCTCACTCACTGGAATTCACAACGTGATACAATGGAATGCACCCAATTTACATGCAGCTGCTTTCTCTTCTCTCACCACTTGGCTACTCACATTACTCGCTATGgg GTTGGCTTGTAAGGAGATTGATATGGGGTGGACTGACTCAAATTTG AGAACATTGGAGACCATATTGATAATATTGGGCGGGACACAAATGTTTTGCACTGTTGCAATTCATGCTGGAATTGAAGATGTTGCTACCAGAGATATTTAA